From Microbacterium pseudoresistens, the proteins below share one genomic window:
- a CDS encoding YegP family protein: MAGKFELYQDKGGDYRFRLKAANGEIVATGQGYASKSGALNGIDSVRRNAADAEVVEVDD, translated from the coding sequence ATGGCAGGAAAGTTCGAGCTCTACCAGGACAAGGGCGGCGACTACCGCTTCCGGCTGAAGGCCGCCAACGGAGAGATCGTCGCGACGGGCCAGGGGTACGCCTCGAAGTCGGGCGCGCTCAACGGGATCGACTCGGTGCGTCGCAACGCTGCGGATGCCGAGGTCGTCGAAGTCGACGACTGA
- a CDS encoding amino acid ABC transporter ATP-binding protein: protein MSADLIDIQAPAIQTRGLVKSFGDNEVLSGIDLTVQAGEVVCIIGPSGSGKSTLLRSVNLLEEPTGGSILIEGIDITDPETDIDRVRTRIGMVFQSFNLFPHMTVLGNLAIAQRRVKKRPKGEAERVAREMLDRVGLAEKADAYPSHLSGGQQQRVAIARALCMNPDMMLFDEPTSALDPELVGEVLQVMRSLADEGMTMLVVTHEMGFAREVGSRLIFMDGGNIVEEGDPHEVLSNPQHQRTKDFLSRVL, encoded by the coding sequence ATGAGCGCCGATCTGATCGACATCCAGGCTCCGGCCATCCAGACGCGGGGGCTCGTGAAGAGCTTCGGCGACAACGAGGTGCTCTCGGGCATCGACCTCACCGTGCAGGCGGGCGAGGTCGTGTGCATCATCGGCCCCTCGGGATCGGGCAAGTCCACGCTGCTGCGGTCGGTGAACCTGCTCGAGGAGCCCACCGGCGGATCCATCCTCATCGAGGGGATCGACATCACCGATCCGGAGACCGACATCGACCGGGTGCGCACCCGCATCGGGATGGTGTTCCAGAGCTTCAACCTCTTTCCGCACATGACGGTGCTCGGCAACCTCGCCATCGCCCAGCGGCGCGTGAAGAAGCGTCCGAAGGGCGAGGCCGAGCGCGTCGCGCGCGAGATGCTCGACCGGGTGGGACTGGCGGAGAAGGCCGACGCCTACCCGAGCCATCTCTCCGGCGGTCAGCAGCAGCGCGTGGCCATCGCTCGGGCGCTGTGCATGAATCCCGACATGATGCTCTTCGACGAGCCGACCTCGGCGCTCGACCCCGAACTGGTCGGTGAGGTGCTGCAGGTGATGCGCTCGCTCGCCGACGAGGGGATGACGATGCTCGTCGTCACTCACGAGATGGGCTTCGCGCGTGAGGTGGGATCACGCCTCATCTTCATGGACGGCGGGAACATCGTCGAGGAGGGCGACCCGCACGAGGTGCTCTCGAACCCGCAGCATCAGCGCACGAAGGACTTCCTGTCCCGCGTGCTCTGA
- a CDS encoding amino acid ABC transporter permease, with protein sequence MYGLFVLLVILIAVFTDWAKISKQFFNLEVAAKLFPDIILVALRNTILFTLIAFAGGLLLGIVFALMKLSIIAPFRWFATAWIELFRGLPALLTIFAMAFILPIAFGIKPPGGPVGAGLIGLILVASAYMAEVIRAGIQAVPKGQTEASRSLGMSPMKTMFWIVLPQGFRIIIPPLTNEFVLLLKDTSLLFIAGTFIWSKELTSFARDANTMYANATPLIMAAILYLVVTIPLTRFTAWLERRMARER encoded by the coding sequence ATGTATGGGCTGTTCGTCCTGCTCGTCATCCTCATCGCGGTCTTCACCGACTGGGCGAAGATCAGCAAGCAGTTCTTCAACCTCGAGGTGGCTGCCAAGCTCTTCCCCGACATCATCCTCGTGGCGTTGCGCAACACGATCCTGTTCACGCTGATCGCCTTCGCCGGCGGTCTGCTGCTGGGCATCGTGTTCGCGCTGATGAAGCTGTCGATCATCGCGCCCTTCCGGTGGTTCGCGACCGCATGGATCGAGTTGTTCCGCGGGCTGCCCGCGCTGCTGACGATCTTCGCGATGGCGTTCATCCTGCCCATCGCCTTCGGGATCAAACCGCCGGGCGGCCCCGTTGGTGCGGGGCTGATCGGGCTCATCCTGGTGGCGTCGGCGTACATGGCCGAGGTCATCCGGGCCGGTATCCAGGCCGTGCCCAAGGGGCAGACCGAAGCGTCGCGGTCGCTGGGCATGTCGCCGATGAAGACGATGTTCTGGATCGTGCTGCCGCAGGGCTTCCGCATCATCATCCCGCCGCTCACCAACGAGTTCGTCCTGCTGCTGAAGGACACCTCGCTGCTGTTCATCGCGGGCACCTTCATCTGGTCGAAGGAGCTCACCAGCTTCGCGCGCGACGCCAACACCATGTACGCCAACGCGACGCCGCTCATCATGGCGGCGATCCTCTATCTGGTCGTCACGATCCCGCTCACGCGCTTCACCGCGTGGCTCGAGCGCAGAATGGCGAGGGAACGATGA
- a CDS encoding transporter substrate-binding domain-containing protein — translation MTRRPSLVLGLAFAATAALALSGCAGDTGSGSGSGDATAGDDYGLVEAGTLTVCSEVPYPPFEMEGGDNGSGYTGFDIDLTAAIADKLGLKLAVQDVSFDGLQSGTTLIAGTCDMGASAMTITEERKANIDFSDPYYDSLQSLLTSVDSGIKGIGDLAGKNVGVQQGTTGESYATENAKGATLVQYPGDAELWPALQAGQIVAILQDQPVNVEHEKADSNYKIVEEYNTDEQYGFAFAKGEKDALREAVNKALEELRDSGDYQKIYDTYFSAK, via the coding sequence ATGACCCGTCGCCCCTCTCTCGTTCTCGGCCTCGCCTTCGCGGCGACCGCCGCTCTCGCCCTCTCCGGATGTGCCGGAGACACCGGCTCCGGTTCCGGGTCCGGCGATGCCACGGCCGGCGACGACTACGGTCTCGTCGAGGCCGGCACCCTCACGGTCTGCTCCGAGGTGCCCTATCCGCCCTTCGAGATGGAGGGCGGCGACAACGGCAGCGGTTACACCGGCTTCGACATCGACCTCACCGCGGCGATCGCCGACAAGCTCGGCCTGAAGCTCGCCGTGCAGGATGTCAGCTTCGACGGCCTGCAGTCGGGGACCACGCTCATCGCCGGCACGTGCGACATGGGTGCATCCGCCATGACGATCACCGAGGAGCGCAAGGCCAACATCGACTTCTCCGACCCGTACTACGACTCGCTGCAGTCGCTGCTGACCAGCGTCGACTCGGGTATCAAGGGGATCGGCGACCTCGCCGGCAAGAACGTCGGCGTGCAGCAAGGCACGACAGGCGAGAGCTACGCCACCGAGAACGCCAAGGGCGCCACCCTCGTGCAGTACCCGGGCGACGCCGAGCTGTGGCCGGCGCTGCAGGCCGGCCAGATCGTCGCGATCCTGCAGGACCAGCCGGTGAACGTCGAGCACGAGAAGGCCGACTCCAACTACAAGATCGTCGAGGAGTACAACACCGACGAGCAGTACGGCTTCGCCTTCGCCAAGGGCGAGAAGGACGCTCTGCGCGAGGCGGTCAACAAGGCGCTCGAGGAGCTGCGCGACAGCGGGGACTACCAGAAGATCTACGACACCTACTTCTCGGCGAAGTAG
- a CDS encoding Dabb family protein: MTLRHVVMWRMAADEAEERAEHAREGARLLTALDGVVPEIRALSVGPNSEYPDANWDLVLIVDVDDVDALERYQVHPEHEKVVAYMRSVVSTRAAVDIRI, encoded by the coding sequence ATGACGCTGAGGCACGTGGTGATGTGGCGGATGGCCGCCGACGAGGCGGAGGAGCGCGCCGAGCACGCGCGCGAGGGCGCACGTCTGCTGACGGCGCTGGATGGTGTCGTCCCCGAGATCCGTGCACTGTCGGTGGGCCCGAACTCCGAGTACCCGGATGCCAACTGGGACCTCGTGCTCATCGTCGACGTCGACGATGTCGACGCCCTCGAGCGCTATCAGGTGCATCCCGAGCACGAGAAGGTCGTCGCGTACATGCGCTCCGTGGTCTCGACACGCGCTGCCGTCGACATCCGGATCTGA
- a CDS encoding glutaredoxin family protein, protein MIALTLIGKPECHLCEVASDVVDAVIADLPDALAEDIEITELSILDDPDLHAQWWEKIPVVLIDGELHAHWRVSPDRLRSALGERAGAEIAQRATTQDQKTQKGAR, encoded by the coding sequence GTGATCGCGCTCACGCTCATCGGCAAGCCCGAGTGCCACCTGTGCGAGGTGGCCTCGGACGTCGTGGACGCGGTGATCGCGGATCTGCCGGATGCGCTGGCCGAAGACATCGAGATCACCGAGCTCTCGATCCTCGACGACCCCGATCTGCACGCGCAGTGGTGGGAGAAGATCCCCGTGGTGCTGATCGACGGCGAGCTGCACGCGCATTGGCGCGTCTCGCCCGACCGGTTGCGCAGCGCGCTGGGCGAAAGGGCCGGGGCGGAGATCGCACAGCGCGCGACGACACAGGACCAGAAGACGCAGAAGGGTGCGCGATGA
- a CDS encoding rhodanese-like domain-containing protein yields the protein MKSITAAQLAERHGAPLIDVREPHEFAGGHVPGAVNIPMREVLDRIDELPDGEFAVICELGGRSARVVQALEARGYDAANVEGGTAEWVAQGRAVETPASPQTP from the coding sequence ATGAAGTCGATCACCGCCGCTCAGTTGGCCGAGCGTCACGGAGCGCCGCTCATCGATGTGCGCGAGCCGCACGAGTTCGCCGGAGGTCATGTGCCCGGTGCCGTGAACATACCGATGCGCGAGGTGCTGGATCGGATCGACGAGCTGCCGGACGGAGAGTTCGCCGTGATCTGCGAGCTCGGCGGTCGATCCGCGCGGGTCGTGCAGGCGCTGGAGGCGCGCGGCTACGACGCGGCCAACGTCGAAGGCGGCACCGCCGAATGGGTCGCCCAGGGGCGCGCCGTCGAGACGCCCGCGTCGCCGCAGACGCCGTGA
- a CDS encoding 30S ribosomal protein bS22: MGSVIKKRRKRMAKKKHRKLLRKTRHQRRNKK, encoded by the coding sequence GTGGGTTCTGTCATCAAGAAGCGCCGCAAGCGCATGGCGAAGAAGAAGCACCGCAAGCTGCTTCGCAAGACTCGCCACCAGCGCCGCAACAAGAAGTAA
- a CDS encoding helix-turn-helix domain-containing protein, producing the protein MPEMPDVRFLTVAEVAEIMRVSKMTVYRLVHAGELPAIRFGRSYRVPESAVTEALERPIADVG; encoded by the coding sequence ATGCCGGAGATGCCGGATGTGCGTTTTCTGACGGTGGCCGAGGTCGCCGAGATCATGCGCGTGTCGAAGATGACCGTGTACCGACTGGTGCACGCCGGCGAGCTGCCCGCGATCCGCTTCGGCCGCAGCTACCGCGTTCCCGAGTCCGCGGTGACAGAGGCGCTCGAGCGCCCCATCGCCGACGTCGGCTGA
- a CDS encoding TetR/AcrR family transcriptional regulator has product MSAVENDELPELPRGIALAWGVAANPQRGPKREMSVERIVDAAVELADAEGIGAVSMAAVAARLGYTPMSLYRYVTAKDDLLLLMQEEATGVPPDEHREHEGWRAKLGVLFEAQVQVFLRHPWILSLPITGSPITPNSSAWIDAGLEALSDTPLTDEERLAVALAVTGEARWYGMVLAGYDEQARTSGLSPQEVSEREAALFDRVITADEFPALRRAIEAGVFTATGDPFRFALERIFDGVALYIDALDRGDARDMAPEWVGLDAAEAGGDKRYREAQKAVREAEKALRLARKAERQAHREALERLAKTGRASRAAAE; this is encoded by the coding sequence ATGAGCGCAGTCGAGAACGACGAGCTGCCCGAGCTGCCCCGTGGCATCGCGTTGGCGTGGGGTGTGGCAGCCAATCCGCAGCGCGGACCCAAGCGTGAGATGAGCGTCGAGCGGATCGTCGACGCCGCGGTCGAGCTGGCCGACGCCGAGGGCATCGGCGCGGTGTCCATGGCCGCCGTCGCCGCGCGGCTCGGGTACACGCCGATGTCGCTGTACCGCTACGTCACGGCGAAGGACGACCTGCTGCTGCTCATGCAGGAGGAGGCGACCGGTGTTCCGCCCGACGAGCATCGCGAACACGAAGGGTGGCGCGCGAAGCTCGGGGTGCTGTTCGAGGCGCAGGTGCAGGTGTTCCTGCGCCATCCGTGGATCCTGTCGCTTCCCATCACCGGATCCCCCATCACGCCGAACAGCTCGGCGTGGATCGACGCCGGTCTGGAGGCGCTGAGCGACACACCGCTCACCGACGAGGAGCGGCTCGCGGTCGCCTTGGCCGTCACGGGCGAGGCGCGGTGGTACGGCATGGTGCTCGCAGGCTACGACGAGCAGGCGCGAACGTCGGGCCTGTCTCCGCAGGAGGTGTCCGAGCGCGAGGCTGCGCTCTTCGACCGGGTCATCACGGCCGATGAGTTCCCGGCGCTGCGCCGTGCCATCGAGGCGGGCGTCTTCACCGCCACGGGCGATCCCTTCCGCTTTGCGCTCGAGCGCATCTTCGACGGCGTCGCGCTCTACATCGACGCTCTCGATCGCGGCGACGCGCGCGACATGGCACCCGAATGGGTGGGATTGGATGCCGCCGAGGCGGGCGGTGACAAGCGCTATCGGGAGGCGCAGAAGGCCGTGCGAGAGGCGGAGAAGGCGCTGCGTCTGGCGCGCAAGGCCGAGCGCCAGGCGCACAGGGAGGCTCTCGAACGGCTGGCGAAGACCGGACGGGCCAGCCGAGCCGCGGCCGAGTGA
- a CDS encoding ATP-binding cassette domain-containing protein translates to MTTSAVHVEGLRKSFGRHLVLDQVDLDVEKGEVFALLGPNGAGKTTVINILTTLISPDAGTVRVAGFDARTQPDEVRRRITLTGQAAAVDEGLTATENVIMFARLAGMGRTAAARCATELIARFDLVESAGRLVRTFSGGMRRRLDLALSLVIAPEVLFLDEPTTGLDTRSRRALWDIIRTLAAAGTTVFLTTQYLEEADQLADRIAVLHEGRIVARGTTAALKARIGGDTVELHDADGELLQAIPTDGSVSGLRQALDVLDERDADGVVTLRRPSLDDVFLSLTSPTPAGAQLAARPALEEIA, encoded by the coding sequence ATGACGACATCCGCCGTGCACGTCGAAGGACTGCGCAAGTCCTTCGGCCGCCACCTCGTCCTCGACCAGGTGGACCTCGACGTCGAGAAGGGCGAGGTCTTCGCGCTGCTCGGCCCCAATGGGGCGGGCAAGACCACCGTCATCAACATCCTCACGACCCTCATCTCCCCCGATGCGGGCACGGTCAGGGTCGCGGGCTTCGATGCGCGCACCCAGCCGGATGAGGTGCGCCGCCGGATCACCCTCACCGGACAGGCGGCGGCCGTCGACGAGGGGCTCACCGCCACCGAGAACGTGATCATGTTCGCCCGTCTCGCCGGCATGGGGCGCACGGCCGCAGCCCGGTGCGCCACCGAGCTGATCGCGCGGTTCGACCTCGTCGAGTCCGCGGGGCGTCTGGTACGCACCTTCTCGGGCGGCATGCGGCGGCGCCTCGACCTCGCCCTCAGCCTCGTGATCGCCCCCGAGGTGCTGTTCCTCGACGAGCCGACCACGGGTCTGGACACCCGCAGCCGCCGCGCGCTGTGGGACATCATCCGCACTCTCGCCGCCGCGGGCACGACGGTGTTCCTCACCACGCAGTACCTGGAGGAGGCCGACCAGCTCGCCGATCGGATCGCCGTGCTGCACGAGGGCCGCATCGTCGCCCGAGGCACCACCGCTGCCCTCAAGGCGCGCATCGGCGGCGACACGGTAGAGCTGCACGACGCCGACGGCGAGCTGCTGCAGGCCATCCCCACCGACGGATCCGTCTCGGGCCTGCGCCAGGCGCTCGATGTCCTCGACGAACGCGACGCCGACGGTGTCGTCACCCTGCGCAGGCCCTCGCTCGACGACGTCTTCCTCAGCCTCACCTCGCCCACCCCGGCGGGCGCCCAGCTCGCTGCCCGCCCCGCACTGGAGGAGATCGCATGA
- a CDS encoding ABC transporter permease: MSTAPATRPAPAPVRPRLRGITAESVFVERSLRQSLRDGESLLMAVMLPVMLMLMFTWVFGGAIDPSGAYVDYVVPGIILTCAGFGASSTAVYVAGDMQGGIIDRFRTMPVRSSAVLTGHVVASLLRNLVATAIVVGVGVLVGFRPSADLAGWVATGALIALYILALTYLFAAIGLAAGSPEGANGYGFILLFLPYLSSAFVPVESMPVWLQPVAAHQPITPIVETIRGFLMGTPLGTEPWFALGWCAVILVFAVVWGGWLFRRRAGRR, translated from the coding sequence ATGAGCACCGCGCCCGCCACCCGCCCCGCACCGGCACCCGTCCGGCCCCGGCTGAGGGGCATCACCGCCGAGTCGGTCTTCGTCGAACGCAGCCTTCGTCAGTCCCTGCGCGACGGGGAGTCGCTGCTCATGGCCGTGATGCTCCCCGTGATGCTCATGCTGATGTTCACGTGGGTGTTCGGCGGGGCGATCGATCCCTCGGGCGCGTACGTCGACTACGTCGTACCCGGCATCATCCTCACCTGCGCGGGTTTCGGGGCCTCCTCCACGGCGGTGTATGTCGCCGGCGATATGCAGGGCGGCATCATCGATCGCTTCCGCACCATGCCGGTGCGCTCGAGCGCCGTGCTCACCGGGCACGTCGTGGCGAGCCTGCTGCGCAATCTCGTCGCCACCGCGATCGTCGTCGGCGTCGGCGTGCTCGTGGGATTCCGACCCTCGGCGGATCTGGCCGGCTGGGTCGCCACCGGGGCGCTGATCGCCCTGTACATCCTCGCCCTGACATATCTGTTCGCCGCCATCGGCCTCGCCGCGGGCAGCCCCGAGGGCGCCAACGGGTACGGGTTCATCCTGCTCTTCCTGCCGTACCTGTCCAGCGCCTTCGTCCCCGTGGAGAGCATGCCCGTCTGGCTGCAGCCGGTCGCCGCGCACCAGCCGATCACGCCCATCGTCGAGACCATCCGCGGATTCCTGATGGGCACCCCGCTCGGCACCGAGCCGTGGTTCGCGCTGGGCTGGTGCGCCGTGATCCTCGTGTTCGCCGTCGTGTGGGGCGGCTGGCTGTTCCGTCGCAGGGCGGGACGGCGCTGA
- a CDS encoding ArsR/SmtB family transcription factor, whose translation MTDIFDVIADGTRREILQLLLQRSADEDAGTAVSQIVSELGISQPTVSKHLKVLRDAELVTVREDGQRRLYSLAVGPLEQVDDWLVPFLVDAYGDSAPDLVTVSVLPDGAAHAAEVVGRAAASAKHAVQSALKRLGA comes from the coding sequence ATGACCGACATCTTCGACGTGATCGCGGACGGCACCCGGCGGGAGATCCTCCAGCTCCTGCTCCAGCGATCGGCCGATGAGGATGCGGGCACGGCCGTGTCGCAGATCGTGAGCGAACTGGGCATCAGCCAGCCCACCGTGTCCAAGCACCTGAAGGTGCTGCGCGATGCCGAGCTCGTGACCGTCCGCGAAGACGGCCAGCGCCGGCTGTACAGCCTCGCGGTGGGTCCGCTCGAGCAGGTCGACGACTGGCTCGTGCCCTTCCTCGTCGACGCCTACGGCGACTCCGCGCCCGACCTGGTGACGGTGTCCGTGCTGCCCGACGGCGCCGCGCACGCGGCCGAGGTCGTCGGCCGCGCCGCGGCATCCGCCAAGCACGCGGTGCAGAGCGCCCTCAAGCGCCTGGGCGCTTAG
- a CDS encoding TrkH family potassium uptake protein — MARTRSSRSFGDTARDIVRFGKEFPTSSPSRFAIVVFSGLILLFTALLSLPLASRDHTVTPLADALFTAVSTICVTGLSVVDMATHWSPFGMVVIFIGVNIGGLGVLTLASVLGLVISKRLGLRAKLIAAGDSNPLRAHGGVVNEGQTVRLGEVGQMLRTVAVSAFVIEVALMLLLYPSLVMAEVDPLVALWEAPFYAAMSFTNTGFTPNPGGVLPFADDYLVLIILMAGVFLGSIGFPVIYSLAKHVWHVKAWSLHSKLTLITTVLLFVLGAAVFLLLEFDNPRTFGSMDAGDTTFQAFFLSAMTRSGGFSVVPASDLNGSSQLVACMLMFVGGGSASTAGGIKVTTLAVLALAVFSEAKGRPSVQAFGRRIPSDVQRVALSVVAWGATIVAVATVAIEQITKAPVIDVLFDVISAFGTVGLSTGVTESLPDPAVYIMAAAIFMGRVGTVTLAAAVAATSRTQLYSLPVERPIVG, encoded by the coding sequence ATGGCGCGCACGCGGAGTTCGCGGTCGTTCGGCGACACCGCGCGCGACATCGTCCGCTTCGGCAAGGAGTTCCCCACCTCCTCCCCCTCGCGCTTCGCGATCGTCGTCTTCTCCGGACTCATCCTGCTGTTCACGGCGCTGCTCTCACTGCCGCTGGCCAGCCGCGACCACACCGTCACGCCGCTCGCCGACGCGCTGTTCACCGCCGTCTCCACGATCTGCGTGACCGGACTGAGCGTGGTCGACATGGCCACGCACTGGTCGCCGTTCGGCATGGTCGTGATCTTCATCGGCGTGAACATCGGCGGGCTCGGCGTGCTCACCCTCGCCTCGGTGCTGGGCCTTGTCATCTCCAAGCGGCTGGGCCTGCGCGCCAAGCTCATCGCCGCCGGCGACAGCAACCCGCTGCGCGCGCACGGCGGCGTCGTCAACGAGGGCCAGACGGTGCGGCTGGGCGAGGTCGGGCAGATGCTGCGCACGGTCGCCGTCTCGGCGTTCGTGATCGAAGTCGCCCTCATGCTGCTGCTGTATCCGTCGCTGGTGATGGCCGAGGTCGATCCGCTCGTCGCCCTCTGGGAGGCGCCCTTCTACGCGGCGATGTCGTTCACCAACACCGGGTTCACCCCGAACCCCGGCGGTGTGCTGCCCTTCGCCGACGACTACCTCGTGCTCATCATCCTCATGGCGGGGGTGTTCCTGGGCAGCATCGGCTTCCCCGTCATCTACAGCCTCGCCAAGCACGTCTGGCATGTGAAGGCGTGGTCTCTGCACAGCAAGCTGACCCTCATCACGACCGTGCTGCTGTTCGTGCTCGGCGCCGCGGTGTTCCTGCTCCTGGAGTTCGACAATCCGCGCACGTTCGGCTCGATGGATGCCGGCGACACGACGTTCCAGGCCTTCTTCCTCTCTGCCATGACGCGATCCGGGGGCTTCTCGGTCGTGCCGGCCTCCGACCTCAACGGCTCGTCGCAACTCGTGGCCTGCATGCTCATGTTCGTCGGCGGCGGGTCGGCATCGACCGCCGGCGGCATCAAGGTGACCACGCTCGCCGTGCTCGCCCTCGCCGTGTTCTCGGAGGCGAAGGGCCGCCCCTCCGTCCAGGCCTTCGGCCGCCGCATCCCCAGCGACGTGCAGCGCGTGGCGCTGAGCGTCGTGGCGTGGGGCGCGACCATCGTCGCCGTCGCGACCGTCGCGATCGAGCAGATCACCAAGGCGCCGGTGATCGACGTGCTCTTCGACGTGATCTCGGCCTTCGGCACGGTGGGGCTGTCGACGGGCGTCACCGAGTCTCTGCCCGACCCTGCGGTCTACATCATGGCCGCCGCGATCTTCATGGGCCGCGTTGGTACAGTGACACTCGCCGCGGCGGTGGCCGCGACATCCCGAACGCAGCTGTACTCGCTGCCTGTGGAAAGGCCGATCGTTGGTTGA
- a CDS encoding potassium channel family protein translates to MVEVLRSDAPVLVIGLGRFGAACAGELDRLDREVLAVDDNLELVQKWSDRVTHAVQADARDIDALRQIGAQDFQVAVVAVGSLIEASVLITANLVDLKIPQIWAKAVTQSHGKILARVGANHVIYPEREAGERVAHLVSGRMLDFIRFDDDFVLAKMYPPKFIRGVGLNESGVRTKYNVTVVGVKSPGKPFRYAEAATVVTNHDLIIVSGTNSDIERFASLDR, encoded by the coding sequence TTGGTTGAAGTGCTGCGCAGCGATGCGCCCGTCCTGGTGATCGGACTCGGCCGGTTCGGCGCCGCCTGCGCCGGCGAGCTCGACCGGCTCGACCGCGAGGTGCTCGCCGTCGACGACAACCTCGAGCTCGTGCAGAAGTGGTCGGATCGCGTCACGCACGCCGTGCAGGCCGACGCGCGCGACATCGACGCGCTGCGTCAGATCGGCGCGCAGGACTTCCAGGTCGCCGTGGTGGCGGTGGGATCGCTCATCGAGGCATCGGTGCTCATCACGGCCAACCTCGTCGATCTGAAGATCCCGCAGATCTGGGCGAAGGCCGTGACGCAGTCGCACGGCAAGATCCTCGCGCGCGTGGGCGCGAACCACGTGATCTACCCCGAGCGCGAGGCCGGGGAGCGCGTCGCGCACCTCGTGAGCGGACGGATGCTGGACTTCATCCGCTTCGACGACGACTTCGTGCTCGCCAAGATGTACCCGCCCAAGTTCATCCGCGGCGTAGGCCTGAACGAGTCGGGGGTGCGCACCAAGTACAACGTGACGGTCGTGGGCGTGAAGAGTCCCGGCAAGCCGTTCCGCTACGCCGAGGCCGCGACGGTCGTCACCAATCACGACCTCATCATCGTCTCGGGCACCAACAGCGACATCGAACGGTTCGCCTCGCTCGACCGCTGA
- a CDS encoding ABC transporter ATP-binding protein, with amino-acid sequence MTDSVAPSSAPAPSAPPSTSPSTTPPVLSLRSLRKQFGQKVAVDDLSLDVPAGSMLGLLGPNGAGKTTTLAMTTGLLRPDAGTAQVLGADVWTDPAAAKARMGVLPDGVRMFDRLTGDELLRYTGLLRGLPESEVVSRSAELLDALGLTDAGDTLVVDYSAGMRKKIGLACALIHAPRLLILDEPLEAVDPVSGETIRQILRAYVDGGGTVVLSSHVMELVESLCDRVAIIAEGRLLAHGALDEVRAGMTLQQRFLALVGGHDLGSETLAWLRSS; translated from the coding sequence ATGACCGATTCCGTCGCCCCCTCGAGCGCCCCGGCGCCGAGTGCACCGCCGAGCACGTCGCCTTCGACCACGCCGCCGGTGCTCTCCCTCCGCAGCCTCCGCAAGCAGTTCGGGCAGAAGGTCGCCGTCGACGACCTGTCACTCGACGTGCCCGCCGGGTCGATGCTGGGCCTGCTGGGCCCGAACGGTGCGGGCAAGACGACGACGCTCGCCATGACGACCGGCCTGCTGCGTCCGGATGCGGGCACCGCGCAGGTGCTCGGAGCGGACGTGTGGACGGACCCGGCCGCAGCGAAGGCGCGCATGGGCGTGCTGCCCGACGGGGTGCGCATGTTCGACCGGCTCACCGGCGACGAGCTGCTGCGGTACACCGGACTGCTGCGCGGTCTGCCGGAGTCCGAGGTCGTCTCGCGCTCCGCCGAGCTGCTCGACGCCCTCGGACTCACCGACGCCGGCGATACCCTCGTCGTGGACTACTCCGCGGGCATGCGCAAGAAGATCGGGCTCGCGTGCGCGCTGATCCATGCGCCGCGGCTGCTCATCCTCGACGAACCGCTCGAGGCGGTGGATCCCGTCTCCGGCGAGACGATCCGCCAGATCCTGCGCGCCTACGTCGATGGCGGGGGCACCGTCGTGCTCTCCAGCCACGTCATGGAGCTCGTCGAGTCACTGTGCGACCGCGTGGCGATCATCGCCGAGGGCCGCCTGCTCGCGCACGGCGCCCTCGACGAGGTGCGCGCCGGCATGACCCTGCAGCAGCGCTTCCTCGCCCTGGTGGGCGGCCACGATCTCGGATCGGAGACGCTCGCATGGCTGCGCTCCTCCTGA